The Candidatus Koribacter versatilis Ellin345 genome has a segment encoding these proteins:
- a CDS encoding lytic transglycosylase domain-containing protein, producing the protein MTLLRHLGLAGMGFVLACAPAFAGSISTVDVDGRKVFVNDDDLPKFKSADGTPTHSAKTLIFWSGTEHRWKPVPHQNPAAIEAARSAAADVKNFVASQPTQKEDPVKGVVDTADKDPNFGKIAKGYAVTTAEVEQAIADAAANHGVDPNLVKAIIKVESNFNPHAVSNKGAMGLMQLMPGTARKLNVSNPFDVHQNVDAGVKHFRQLLEDFKGDVKLSLAAYNAGEKAVTDHGGIPPYQETQNYVKTITRLYNGGMNIQFAPTRAPIKVYRDQQGVLTFNNVD; encoded by the coding sequence ATGACTTTGCTTAGACATCTCGGCTTGGCAGGCATGGGCTTCGTTTTGGCCTGCGCTCCGGCGTTTGCCGGCAGCATCTCTACCGTGGATGTGGACGGTCGTAAGGTCTTCGTCAACGACGACGACCTTCCCAAGTTCAAGTCCGCCGACGGCACTCCGACACACTCCGCCAAGACGCTTATCTTCTGGAGTGGGACAGAACACCGCTGGAAGCCTGTACCGCACCAGAATCCAGCCGCGATCGAAGCTGCCCGCAGTGCTGCAGCCGACGTAAAGAACTTCGTTGCTTCGCAACCGACGCAGAAAGAAGATCCCGTTAAGGGCGTGGTCGACACGGCGGATAAAGACCCGAACTTCGGCAAGATTGCGAAGGGCTATGCCGTGACCACCGCGGAGGTGGAGCAAGCCATCGCCGATGCGGCGGCCAATCACGGCGTCGATCCCAACCTCGTGAAGGCGATCATCAAGGTCGAATCGAACTTCAACCCGCACGCCGTTTCCAACAAGGGCGCCATGGGCCTGATGCAACTCATGCCGGGCACCGCCCGCAAGTTGAACGTCAGCAACCCGTTCGACGTTCACCAGAATGTGGACGCAGGCGTGAAGCACTTCCGCCAGTTGCTGGAAGATTTCAAAGGCGATGTGAAGCTCTCGCTCGCTGCCTATAACGCGGGTGAAAAAGCAGTTACCGATCACGGTGGCATTCCGCCCTACCAGGAAACCCAGAACTACGTGAAGACGATCACGCGCCTCTACAACGGCGGCATGAATATCCAGTTCGCTCCCACGCGCGCACCGATCAAGGTGTACCGTGACCAGCAAGGTGTCCTGACCTTCAATAACGTTGACTAA
- the trpC gene encoding indole-3-glycerol phosphate synthase TrpC, translated as MSSTLQAILDDTRRDLAARKSAARTKEFEKRAAEHTPRGFRTALWERAQAGVAVIAELKKASPSKGLIRANFDVIALAKELEEAGAAALSVLTDVPHFQGSLENLERASQTVRIPCLRKDFILDPAQIVEARAYGADAILLIVAALTDLDLRNLRDEAKRYGLDVLCEVHDRDELKRAADLGFDLIGVNNRNLKTFRVDIENSLRFAEEFPPNALRVAESGIHSREDIDRLRDAAYSAFLIGESLMRADSPSATLRELIG; from the coding sequence ATGTCCTCGACCCTACAGGCGATCCTGGACGACACCCGGCGTGATCTCGCGGCCCGGAAGTCGGCTGCGCGGACCAAAGAGTTCGAAAAGCGAGCCGCGGAGCATACACCGCGCGGATTTCGCACGGCACTGTGGGAGCGTGCCCAGGCCGGCGTCGCCGTGATCGCGGAGTTGAAGAAGGCGTCGCCGTCGAAGGGGCTGATTCGGGCGAACTTCGACGTGATAGCTCTAGCAAAAGAGCTAGAAGAAGCGGGTGCTGCGGCGCTTTCAGTGCTTACCGACGTTCCGCACTTCCAAGGATCGCTGGAGAATCTGGAACGCGCGTCGCAGACGGTGAGGATTCCATGCCTGCGCAAGGACTTCATCCTGGATCCGGCGCAGATCGTAGAGGCTCGCGCCTATGGGGCGGATGCGATCCTGCTGATTGTCGCGGCGCTCACCGACTTGGATTTGCGCAATCTTCGCGACGAGGCCAAGCGTTACGGTCTCGATGTTCTTTGCGAAGTCCACGATCGCGATGAGCTGAAACGTGCCGCTGACCTGGGTTTCGACCTAATTGGCGTGAATAACCGGAACCTGAAGACATTTCGCGTGGATATCGAGAACTCACTGCGCTTTGCCGAGGAGTTTCCGCCGAATGCCCTGCGCGTTGCGGAGAGTGGTATTCATAGCCGTGAGGATATCGATCGCCTTCGAGATGCGGCTTACAGCGCGTTCCTGATCGGCGAATCGCTGATGCGAGCGGATTCTCCCAGCGCCACGCTGAGGGAGTTGATCGGCTGA
- a CDS encoding phosphoribosylanthranilate isomerase: MWIKVCGTTNLDDAKLAVELGANALGFIFAPSPRRVSPFEASKITAQVDPKVETIGVFINQAPSVILDTARRAGISGVQLHGEEDPGSVRNLLALALREKTPLKVYKAVHMSTIDNSFAWDAESSKMLAGMVLDSGTPIQRGGTGRTFDWNEAAPLVRVLSRRTKIIIAGGLNAQNVTRAISLFEPYGLDVVSGVESEPGKKDPAKLRAFFEAVHEAVQRR, from the coding sequence ATGTGGATCAAGGTCTGCGGTACAACGAATCTCGATGATGCGAAGTTGGCCGTAGAACTCGGCGCGAATGCATTGGGATTCATCTTTGCGCCCAGCCCGCGACGAGTCTCGCCGTTCGAGGCCAGCAAGATTACGGCGCAGGTAGATCCAAAGGTGGAGACAATTGGAGTCTTCATCAACCAGGCACCGTCAGTCATTCTTGATACGGCGCGTCGGGCTGGTATCTCCGGTGTGCAGTTGCACGGCGAAGAAGATCCGGGGTCGGTGCGCAATCTGCTGGCGCTCGCGTTGCGAGAGAAGACGCCGCTGAAGGTTTATAAGGCCGTGCATATGAGCACGATTGACAACAGCTTTGCCTGGGATGCCGAGTCGTCGAAGATGCTGGCCGGTATGGTGCTCGATTCCGGTACCCCCATTCAGCGTGGCGGGACAGGGCGGACCTTCGACTGGAACGAAGCAGCGCCGCTGGTGCGGGTGCTTTCGCGTCGGACGAAGATCATCATCGCCGGTGGTCTGAATGCACAGAACGTGACCAGGGCAATCAGCTTGTTTGAGCCGTACGGGCTCGACGTGGTAAGTGGCGTGGAGAGCGAACCGGGCAAGAAGGATCCGGCGAAACTGCGCGCATTTTTCGAGGCGGTGCACGAGGCCGTGCAGAGACGATAG